CTTTCGGGGCTTGATGGGTTCTGCGGCTTTTTCCAGCCACTGGACCAGGCGGTCCCTCGCGTCCTGACGGTTCCGTTCCCGCGTCCGGAAACGGCTGGCTTCGATGATCAGCACACCCTCTCCCGTCAACCGCTTCCCGGCAAGCCGGATCAGCCGCTCACGCACCCCTTCGGGCAGGGACCGGGAGTTGCGAACGTTGAAGCGCAGCTGGACCGCCGTCGCGACCTTGTTGACGTTCTGACCGCCGGGCCCGGAAGAGCGGATGAACCGCTCCTCGATATCGCCCTCGTCGATGCGTATCTTCCCCTCGAACTGCCCCATTTTTGCATTGTATCAACCGGGAGGAGTCCGAGGCGATCATCCCCGACCGTCCTCATAATGGGATGCCTAACCTTTTCCTTTCCTTTACCGCACCCTTTCTCATACCAACATGCTTACCGATTTTGTATGCGAGCCAGAGTGAAACCAGCCAGATGATATA
The sequence above is a segment of the Candidatus Deferrimicrobium sp. genome. Coding sequences within it:
- the arfB gene encoding alternative ribosome rescue aminoacyl-tRNA hydrolase ArfB, producing the protein MGQFEGKIRIDEGDIEERFIRSSGPGGQNVNKVATAVQLRFNVRNSRSLPEGVRERLIRLAGKRLTGEGVLIIEASRFRTRERNRQDARDRLVQWLEKAAEPIKPRKKTRPTAGSRERRLEGKQLRSETKRVRKPVSPSDD